One segment of Chloroflexota bacterium DNA contains the following:
- the mraZ gene encoding division/cell wall cluster transcriptional repressor MraZ: protein MGETEQTFVGEFEHSLDEKGRLTIPQAFRDRLTGTLFITRGLDGCLFILRTSEFESLREKILNLPIGHSEGRTFSRMFASGAECELDRQGRILVPAGLRDYAGLNGTAIVVGVLNRVEVWAKERWAAEVARMQRDNQFIGEQMTGMGL, encoded by the coding sequence GTGGGAGAAACAGAACAAACGTTCGTTGGCGAATTTGAACATAGCCTTGACGAAAAAGGCCGCCTGACCATCCCCCAGGCGTTTCGCGACCGGCTGACCGGCACGCTGTTCATAACACGCGGGCTGGACGGCTGCCTCTTCATACTGCGCACCAGTGAGTTCGAATCGCTGCGCGAAAAGATTCTGAACCTGCCGATCGGCCACAGCGAGGGTCGCACCTTCAGCCGCATGTTCGCCTCCGGCGCCGAGTGCGAGCTCGACCGCCAGGGCCGTATCCTCGTGCCGGCCGGACTGCGCGACTACGCCGGGCTGAACGGCACCGCCATCGTCGTCGGCGTGTTGAATCGCGTGGAAGTCTGGGCCAAAGAACGATGGGCGGCGGAAGTGGCGCGCATGCAGCGCGACAACCAGTTCATCGGCGAGCAAATGACGGGCATGGGCCTCTAG